TTGTAGTTTGTATTTTAAATTATTTATAACTTGTCTCACGCATTTGTGTTCATTTATTCCTTCTTTTGGGCATTCCAAAATACCTCGGAGTGCTCTCTTTATACCTCCTGTATTCCTCTCCGAATATACGCTCTAAATAGGGTTCTTCAAGCTTGACGTTATACAAGTGAATCCCAATAATGAGTGCTATCGTGAGCAAAAGCGCAAGCCCTGAGCGTCCCATAATGGATATTCCAATGAGAGCCAAGAACCATCCGATATACTGAGGGTTCCTGCTGTAGCGGTATATGCCTGTGGTTATGAGTTTTGAGGAATCCAAACCAGACATCCTCTTGAATGAGCGGAACTCCAGCATGCCGAGGAGCATTATGACAAGTCCTACAACAGCGAGCACAGAACCACCGATTAAGGCAGCGGTTGCGTTAATGGGCATCAGCCAGAACCCTCTTAACGAGGCCCAGAGCACCAGAATAGAGTGGAGTGTATCACCTATCCATATTGCAGCCGAAACGTGGAGAGGTAATATTTCTCCCTTTTCATAAGTCCTCTTTATTCCAAACCATGAGTAGAGAGATAGAAGGAGAAATAAAAGAACGCCAAGCGCATAGAGCATCTACATCACCTCAAAATTCTCATCGCATTAAACACCGCTATCAGGGCAACGCCAACGTCTGCAAAGACTGCCTCCCACATCGTAGCCTCCCCAAGGATTCCGAGGCTTATGAAGGCCAGCTTAACCCCAAGGGCGAAGATTATGTTCTCCCAAACTATCCTCTGGGTCTTTCTGGCTATCTTGATACCCTTCGGCAGCTTTGATGGCTTGTCGTCCATTATGACAATATCAGCGGTATCTATGGCCGCATCGCTTCCCAGAGCCCCCATTGCAACCCCTACATCAGCTCTCGCCAGCACTGGAGCGTCGTTTATGCCGTCTCCAACGAAGACTATCTTCTCATTCGGAGCTTTCTTTTTCTCAAGCTCCTCAATGACCTTAACCTTGTCCTCAGGCAGAAGTTCAGCATAGAACCCATCCACGCCGATCTGCCTTGCTATTTCCTCTGCAACGTCTCTGTTATC
Above is a genomic segment from Thermococcus sp. LS1 containing:
- a CDS encoding isoprenylcysteine carboxylmethyltransferase family protein; translation: MLYALGVLLFLLLSLYSWFGIKRTYEKGEILPLHVSAAIWIGDTLHSILVLWASLRGFWLMPINATAALIGGSVLAVVGLVIMLLGMLEFRSFKRMSGLDSSKLITTGIYRYSRNPQYIGWFLALIGISIMGRSGLALLLTIALIIGIHLYNVKLEEPYLERIFGEEYRRYKESTPRYFGMPKRRNK